The sequence ATGACGGCGCACCCCGCCCGCCGTGGTTCTCCGCACACGTCATTGAGTGCCGCCATTCCAGGAATGGCGGCACCCGATAGTTCTCCCCCGGAACCGGTGCACGGCATCGGCCAGGCGGGCGACCGGCCGATGTGGCTGATTCTAGGCTGCTGGTCGTCGATCGCCATCCGAATTTGGCGGTCCAAGTGGCTCAAAAATGCCATGACGGCGGCTTCACGCCACTTATGGCCAAATCGCAGCGCAGGGGCGGTAGTTGACCGTCTGAGTGGAACCGGAGCTTCCGTACGGCCGGGCCTCTCCGGCGGCCGCGGGCCCGGCCCGGCCCTCTGGGCGGGCATGCACCCGGGCCCCTGCTCCTGTCAGCTCTCCTCTCCGTCAGCTCTCTTCCTCCGGCCGGCTCTCCCCTCCGGCCGGCTCTTCTCTCCGCCGGCTCTCCCCTCCGTCCGGCTCTTCTCTCCGCCGGTTCAGCGGCCTCCGTCAGTCCGACGCCCCCCTGCCGGCCCGGTGGGTACGCGGGTCCAGCGGAGCGAGTACCCCCAGGCGTTCCTCGATCCGCTGTGCCGCGGCCAGGCACCGGTCCTCGCGGTACATCCCCGCCACGACCTGCACGCCCTGTGGCAGGCCGGCCGCGAGACCGGTGGGCACGGCCACGGCCGGCACCCCCACGTACGTCGTCGCCGTCAGCAGCCGCATCGGCGACATCATCGCGTCGCGCTCCTCCGCGGTCCGCGGTATCACCGGCTCCGGTGCCGGCTGGGTGGACACCGGACCGAGCAGCAGCGGGCAGTGCTCGAAGAAGCGGGCCCAGGCGCGCTGGACGCCGAGGCGTACGCCGGTCTGCCGGAGGTATTCCTCCAGGCCGACGGCCGGGTGACGTTGGATGTCCAGCCCGATATGGCGGGCGCTGTCGTCGGTGAGCAGCCGCCTGAGCATGGGCCAGGCCAGGGTGAACTCGGCGCGCAGGAGCGCGCCGTAGCCGTCGAGGGCGTCCTGCAGCCGTGGCACCTCGACCTCCTCGACCGGGTGCCCGGCGTCCTCCAGGGCGGCGGCCGCCGCCTCGATCGCCGCGCGCACATCCGGGTGGACGTCGCCGTGGCCGCCGGGGTCCATCACCACGCCGACCCGCACCGGCGCGTCCGGCCGCGGTCCGTACAGCGGTGCCGGGACCGCCCGCGGGTCCTGCGGGTCCGGGCCCGCCAGCACCTCGTAGGCCGCCCGCAGGTCCGCCACCGACCGGGCCAGCGGCCCGTCCACGGGGAAGAGCTGGTGGCCGAGGACCGGCTCCTGATCGCTCATCCGGTGGTCGGCCGGGAACCGCCCGTAGCTCGGTTTCAGCCCCGCGACGCCGTTGAACGTCGCCGGGTTGCGCACCGACCCGCCGGAGTCGTTGCCCAGGCCCAGGGGCGCCATGCCGGTCGCCACCGCGACCGCATCGCCGCCGCTGGTGCCGCCGGGAGTGCGCCCCGGGTCCCACGGGTTGACGGTGTCCCCGAACAGCTGGCTGACCGTGTGCACTCCGGCGAGCGCCAGGTCGGGCATGTTGGTGCGGCCGACCGGGATCGCCCCGGCCGCGCGCAGCCGCCGCACCGGGGGAGCGTCCGACTGCGCCACCCAGTCGCGGAAGTACGGCACGCCGTGTGTGGTCGCCGAACCGGCGACGTGGATGTTCTCCTTCACCGTGAACGGCACCCCGGCCAGCGGGCCCAGCCGCTCCCCGGCGGCCCGGCGCCGGTCGGTCTCCCGCGCCGCCTGCCGGGCGCTGTCCTCCAGCAGCCGGGTCACCGCGTTCACCTGCGGGTTCACCGCGGCGATCCGTTCCAGGTGCGCCTCCACGGCCTCCGCCGCGGACACCTCTCCACGGGTCACCAGCTCCGCCAGCTCCGACGCCTGCAGCGCCCACAGGTCCGTGGTCGTCGTCGTGATCCCCATCGGGCCCTCCCTTCGCTCGAATCATTAAGATACAGACCTGTATTTGGATACAGAAATGAATATTGAGCCGGGGCGCGCCGTAGGATGCCGTCGTGACACCCGAACGCAAGCGACTGACCCGCGAAGAGAGCCGGCAGCAGACCCGCGGCCGCCTGCTGGACGCCGCCGCCGAACTGTTCACCGAACGCGGTGTCAACGGCACCTCCGTCGAGCAGATCGCCGAGCGCGCCGGCTACACCCGCGGCGCCTTCTACGGGAACTTCGAGGACAAGAACGCCCTCGTCGCCGAGCTGCTGCAGCACCGCACCCGCCGCGAACTGGACGAAGTCCGCGCCCTCACCGAGGGCGCCACCTCCTTCGCCGACGCCCTCGACAAGCTCAGGGCCTGGAACCGCGACCGCGCCCCGCACCTGCCCGCATGGCTCGCCCTGCGCATGGAGCTCGTCCTGCACGCGCTGCGGAACGAGGAACTGCGGCCGCTGCTCGCCGAACGTGAACTCCTCGCCCGCGACGCCCATGCCTCCGGCCTGCAGCAGGCGTTCGCCGCCCGCGGCGTCGAGTCGCCGGCGGACCCCGCCTTCCTCGCCCTGATCGTCCACGCCCTGGAGGACGGTCTGCTCATCCAGCGACTGCTGGCCCCCGCCGGCATCCCGGACGACGTCGTCGTCGACGCCTTCGACCTGCTCCTGCGCTCGTGGACCACGCTTGCGCAGCATCCGGCCGGGGAGGGCGACGACGGTCAGGGTCCCGCGTCAGGGCGGGCCTGACCGGGGCGAGGGGCGGGGCGAACGGCTCTCCCGGGAACCCATGGGGAGCCCAGGGGGAGCCACTGCGGAGCCGCTGTTGAGCCGCTGTGGAGCCACTGCGGAGCCGGTCGGGAGCCGACGGACAGGCCGTGAGGGGCCGTTGGGGAGCCGCCGGGCGGGTAAAGCCTTTGCCGTTCCGGACGGGAGGAGCTACGTTCCCCGGGCCGCCGGCCGCCCAGGCCGACGCCGTCGCCAAGGAGGTGTGCCGCACATGCGCACGACCGGTCAGCAGTCGCCCCCGGATCCCGGCAGCTTCCCCCTCTCTACGACGGAGACACCTTGTCCGTTCGCCTCACTGCACTGACCGACCCCGACACCGGTGCGGCCCACCGCCGCCTGGCGTGGCTGGCATCCGACTCCGACGGAACCCCCGTCGGGTCGGCGTTCCTGCGCCTTTACACCACGACCGGGCAGGACCACCTCGCCGCACTGGAACTCCACGTCCATCCGGCCGAGCGGCGGAACCGCACCGGCTCCCGGCTCCTGGACGCGGCGGTGGCCGCCGCTCGCCGGGACGGCCGGCGCTGCATCATCACCGAGGCCGAAGCCGGCTCTCCCGGTGACCGGTTCCTGCCGGCCCGGGGCTTCCGCAAGGTCCTGCCCCTGATCCACACCCGGCTTGCGCGGACGGAAGCGGACATCCCGGCTCTCACCGGCATCGCCGAACGGCCGCATCCCGGCTATCGGTTGGCATCGTGGGAGGGCATGGTCCCCGACGACCTCGCCGAGACGTTCGTGGCGTCGCGTCATGCCATGGACGACATGCCGATGGGCGGCACCGACTTCGGCACGGTGGCCTGGGACCTGGACCGGGTCCGGGCCGCGGTGGCGGCCGTCGAAAAGCGTGGCGACCTGCTGCACACCGTCGTTGCCCTCGACGCGTCGGACGGCTCGATCGCCGGCTTCGCCGAACTGGTCGTGCCTGGTGAGGGCAAGGGCGATGGCCAGCACTACGGCACCGGCGTCCTGCCAGGGCACCGCGGGCACGGCCTCGGCCGATGGATGAAGGCCGCCTCGATACTGCAGGCCCTCGAGCGGCATCCGGCCCTTGGCGGCCTGCTGACCGACACCGCTGACACCAACCCGCACATGAGGCACATCAACGACGCGCTCGGCTATGCGCCGACGCACACGACATTCGAGTACCAGC is a genomic window of Streptomyces sp. Edi2 containing:
- a CDS encoding amidase codes for the protein MGITTTTTDLWALQASELAELVTRGEVSAAEAVEAHLERIAAVNPQVNAVTRLLEDSARQAARETDRRRAAGERLGPLAGVPFTVKENIHVAGSATTHGVPYFRDWVAQSDAPPVRRLRAAGAIPVGRTNMPDLALAGVHTVSQLFGDTVNPWDPGRTPGGTSGGDAVAVATGMAPLGLGNDSGGSVRNPATFNGVAGLKPSYGRFPADHRMSDQEPVLGHQLFPVDGPLARSVADLRAAYEVLAGPDPQDPRAVPAPLYGPRPDAPVRVGVVMDPGGHGDVHPDVRAAIEAAAAALEDAGHPVEEVEVPRLQDALDGYGALLRAEFTLAWPMLRRLLTDDSARHIGLDIQRHPAVGLEEYLRQTGVRLGVQRAWARFFEHCPLLLGPVSTQPAPEPVIPRTAEERDAMMSPMRLLTATTYVGVPAVAVPTGLAAGLPQGVQVVAGMYREDRCLAAAQRIEERLGVLAPLDPRTHRAGRGASD
- a CDS encoding TetR family transcriptional regulator; translation: MTPERKRLTREESRQQTRGRLLDAAAELFTERGVNGTSVEQIAERAGYTRGAFYGNFEDKNALVAELLQHRTRRELDEVRALTEGATSFADALDKLRAWNRDRAPHLPAWLALRMELVLHALRNEELRPLLAERELLARDAHASGLQQAFAARGVESPADPAFLALIVHALEDGLLIQRLLAPAGIPDDVVVDAFDLLLRSWTTLAQHPAGEGDDGQGPASGRA
- a CDS encoding GNAT family N-acetyltransferase; this translates as MSVRLTALTDPDTGAAHRRLAWLASDSDGTPVGSAFLRLYTTTGQDHLAALELHVHPAERRNRTGSRLLDAAVAAARRDGRRCIITEAEAGSPGDRFLPARGFRKVLPLIHTRLARTEADIPALTGIAERPHPGYRLASWEGMVPDDLAETFVASRHAMDDMPMGGTDFGTVAWDLDRVRAAVAAVEKRGDLLHTVVALDASDGSIAGFAELVVPGEGKGDGQHYGTGVLPGHRGHGLGRWMKAASILQALERHPALGGLLTDTADTNPHMRHINDALGYAPTHTTFEYQLDL